In Rhodopirellula sp. P2, the DNA window ACCTTTTCACCATTGAAGTACATCGTCACCATTGGCTTCTCGGAAAGCGTGCCCTGTTCAAATCGAGCCGCCCGAAATTGGATGTCGTAAGCATTCCATTTGCCGAGCCCGTTGTAGGCATGATAAGGCGAGGGCGTTTCGTTGATCACAGCACCAAGCCCATGCTTGGTCTTGTCGCCATCAAGAATCTGAATCTCGTAGCGGTTCTGCAGGTAAACGCCGCTATTGCCACCCGCGTTCGGAATCAGAAACTCGACGTGCAATCGAAAGTCACGAAATTCCTGCTTGGTCACGATGTCGGCGGTTCCGTACTTGCCCCCTGCGGCGGCTGGATCGTCAGTCATGATCGCCGATCCATCGTCCACCGGATCCTCGACCACCTTCCATTTGATTGGCAGTGAAGAACTGAATCGAGGGCCTTCCCAGTAAGTCCATTTCTCGTCCAACATTTCTCGCGACCCATCAAGGATCAGCTCAGCCCCCGCGATCGGCCGGGCACCGACACCAATCGCATCGTCACTCCTGGAAACCGCCGGCGCAAGAAACCCGATCCAGAAAACACACCATGAAATTGAACAGAGAAGACGCATCAGCAGGCTCTTGAACAAGAAATAACGGGCTAGTGGTGCGTCAGCACCAAAGTTTCGGGTTATCACCGTAGCGGAAGTCGTCAAGACTTTCGGGATTTCGCCAAGCAGATCAAAACTTTTGACGAGTTGCGCTACCCTAAAATCAAGCTTTGACGCACCACTAGCGACAATCGATCACTATAGCTCATTTCCCAAACGCCATCGTTCCATCCTTGCCCCAGTGACTTCAGACGCGCCGATCAGCATGGACGTTCGTCCAATGAATCCGCTTGCCCCGCGTCGCCCGGTGTTTCGTACCCAAGTGCTCTCGACAATCGCATTGCTTAGCAGGTACGCAGGTGTCATCGGGTATGTGAGCCGTTGTGTTGGCATCCTTTTCTTTCGCGTACCTTCGCATCATCAGCGATGCGACATTGCTGTGAATCATGATCGAAAGCGTGATGGTGGTGAGGACGATTCCAGCGAGTCGATTTGCAATGGGGGCCTCCAGTCCGTGGCTGATCGCGTAGCTCAGGTAGTAAAGCGATCCGATTCCGCGAATGCCAAACAGAGAGATCAGGATCTTTTGCGAGAAGCGAATGTCCTTTGTCACTAATGCGAGCAAGACGCCAATTGGCCGGAACAGGAAGAACACGAGCATCGCGATCCACCAGTCGCTCGCCATCGTCCAGTAGGAGGTCGCGAGGGCGCCCACCAGCACTACAACGGCGACTTCGACGATGTGCCCGAATTGGTCATTCACTTCTGTCACCGTATGCATCAGCTTGTCAGGCTGCTCGTCGTCGGTTTGTCCTTCCGCGTACCGCCGCATCGCCACACCCGCGGCAAAGACAGCCAGGAACCCATAGGCGTGGAGCAACAGTGCCGCACCATAACTCAGCCCGATCAGGCCCAGAGTCAGAGCCTCTTCACAGGCGGCAGGCGAGCTGGCTTGACGTTTGATCCACACCGCGACGCGGCTGACCGAGTAGCCACTGACCCAACCGACACCAAGTCCTGCTGTGGTTGCCCACAAAAGATCAACGGTGATCCATCGCCAGCCGTATTGGCCAAGCTGATGGTGGCCGAGCAATCCCAATCCGAGCATGATGAAGGGAAAAGCGGCACCATCGTTGAGTCCCGCTTCCCCAGTGAGTGCGTACCGCAGCCGGTCAGTGTCGTCGTGATGTTTGACCTGAACGTCACTGGCCAGCACTGGATCCGTCGGTGCAAGAACCGCCCCCAGCAAAATGGCTGCTCCCAAGGGCAAGTCAAGTAACATCGTACCGACCATGGCGACACCGGCGATCGTGACGATCATCGTCACGGAGGCCAGTTGAATGGGAGCCCTCCGGTAGTGATGCCATCGTGGCTTGAGTTGCAATCCGGCGGTGAGCAAGCTGATCAGGACAGCGACCTCAGTCACTGACTCCACCACTTTGACGTGTTTGATCAACTCAAAATCGAGCAACCCCATCCCCCAAGGTCCGATCGCGGCACCAATCAACAGGTAGATCGCGGGCATGGATATCGGCCAGCGTCTCATCGGCCCGCGTGCCAACGCAGCGAGCAGGAAGATCAGACCAGATAAAAGTGCCCAGGCGGTCACCGGTTCCATGTTCATCGTTGCATCCTTGTCCTCCCGCACTGGCGTGAAGGACCAGGTGCAGTAGCACTGTCATGAGGAGGAGATGGCCGATTCCGCTTATCGGGCACTTCGTAAGCTGGCGGGAGTTTCATTGGGAACGTTACCTGATTGGCGGTGCCCTCCACCCACGCATGTAACCGAAGCATTGCCTCGGTCACTGAATTTCGTTCCGTCTTGTCTGCGTTCCCGCCGCTCAGCCTCGTGAACGATAGCCGTACGCGTGTCGGATGTAGGCTCGATCGGCTTCGTAGTCACCGTCGTACTCATCGCGGAGTTGTCGATCGAGATTGTCGTTCCAGCTCGGATGCTCGGTACCAAACCGGTGTTGAGCTGTGTAGCCAAATCGGAAGGCTTGTTCCCGGTTTTCAAAGGCATCGTCTGAGCCGGACATCTGTTTCAGCGTGTCGTCGACATCTTGGTCCATGTCGCGTGACGAGTCAGAGCCAAAATCCGCTTTGGTTTGTTCCCAATCATTGGCGAACGCTTTTTTGATGCGTTCCCAAGTGCTCAGATCGTCATCGGTGTAGGTGTATGCTTGCGTGGCCATCAGTGAATCCTTGTGGAATGGGGATCGGTTGCTTGAGCAGCAGATTGCGTTGCCCAAGAGATCGCGTTTTCCAGGACCGAGTAGCAAACGCTGGGCCGATTGAGATGTTGGCTTTTCTTCCCAAGCCGAATTCACGCGATGCTGCAAGCAAGCAACGCCCATTCAAGCGATGCATTTTGGGCGGCA includes these proteins:
- a CDS encoding 3-keto-disaccharide hydrolase produces the protein MRLLCSISWCVFWIGFLAPAVSRSDDAIGVGARPIAGAELILDGSREMLDEKWTYWEGPRFSSSLPIKWKVVEDPVDDGSAIMTDDPAAAGGKYGTADIVTKQEFRDFRLHVEFLIPNAGGNSGVYLQNRYEIQILDGDKTKHGLGAVINETPSPYHAYNGLGKWNAYDIQFRAARFEQGTLSEKPMVTMYFNGEKVHLNQQINKVWGGANSGIDGGNDNGFGITDTPGGIKLQCEGHEVLYRNIWIKPIELSDPSTDF
- a CDS encoding cation:proton antiporter; translation: MNMEPVTAWALLSGLIFLLAALARGPMRRWPISMPAIYLLIGAAIGPWGMGLLDFELIKHVKVVESVTEVAVLISLLTAGLQLKPRWHHYRRAPIQLASVTMIVTIAGVAMVGTMLLDLPLGAAILLGAVLAPTDPVLASDVQVKHHDDTDRLRYALTGEAGLNDGAAFPFIMLGLGLLGHHQLGQYGWRWITVDLLWATTAGLGVGWVSGYSVSRVAVWIKRQASSPAACEEALTLGLIGLSYGAALLLHAYGFLAVFAAGVAMRRYAEGQTDDEQPDKLMHTVTEVNDQFGHIVEVAVVVLVGALATSYWTMASDWWIAMLVFFLFRPIGVLLALVTKDIRFSQKILISLFGIRGIGSLYYLSYAISHGLEAPIANRLAGIVLTTITLSIMIHSNVASLMMRRYAKEKDANTTAHIPDDTCVPAKQCDCREHLGTKHRATRGKRIHWTNVHADRRV